Proteins from one Chitinophaga oryzae genomic window:
- a CDS encoding SusC/RagA family TonB-linked outer membrane protein, which translates to MSKPNLNVLMWRTLMLMIAFVMQHTLSIAQQKNVTGTIRDEKGNALPGATILVKDTKKGMVSDTDGTFSLYAGDAPVTLVISMTGFAPLTVTATPGVPFNAVLKENAKELNEVMVVGYGTQKKSSLTGSVAQISSAELKKTPAMNLTNMLAGRLPGLVATQTSGRPGFDDASLLIRGQGTYNNNSPVVIVDGVQRSFANLDPSEVESISILKDAAAAATYGVQGANGVILVTTKRGASGKPVVSYDGEVTRTAFTRFPKFLNGPDYMYWLKKGEQMDNDYLTATGGDPVPYTYSDAQIAALRNGTNKDPFLGNTDWTGMLTGRKTMAQHHSVSVRGGSDKVRYFSNASYLDQEGVVKGSDYKRYNVRTNLDANISKVFAVALDLGARQETRNSTGIPADDGEYMNPFYQAVRTLPNIPATYNDVPTATRSNSGIVNPIAAIDNSGWQRYITSTFQGAITFTAHVPYVKGLDLKLMAAYDKSFQEFRGWTAPYTLMVREQGSTGWYWNPSTPPGITINTIRQSQANNSRQTFQPSINYSTEVGHHSIKALALYEYSRRDNNGFSAGGANLPLTELKEIDFRDQDNKYIVQPTGNSGTNARAGLVTRINYAYKNKYLLELVSRYDGSVYFPTYNRWGFFPAASAAWVISEEGFFSQLKEKVDFLKLRASYGKLGNDQGYSDYQYLQTFSLSSKPVMVVGDKAVSGIYSGAIPNALLTWEKAYNTNVGVDATFFHGGLSVSAEYFYKLTKDILDLQGNLFPPSMGGYYPQVVNRGMADVRGFDLQLTHRHKVNAKFDYAVTGNLNWSRNKILVKNDPDGLPAWQRSPGRSIGEKKGFISEGLFQNWDEVNNWASSPSGGAAPGFIKYKDINGDGKITTDDITYMGRSNIPQLMYGLNLEVRYGIFDFSALIQGAGLRDVSLGGEYEGSSGTWGVNDNTPFTRPFYGGGNSPYYLVEQAWTPDNPNARYPRLTADRAGFPNHNGWANSQWVRNGAYVRLKSAQLGVTLPASVLRALNVERCRFYLAGFNLLTFDHLKYMDPEMPNANNGFYPQQQMMSFGANLTF; encoded by the coding sequence ATGAGTAAACCAAATCTAAATGTGCTGATGTGGCGCACACTGATGCTGATGATAGCCTTTGTCATGCAGCATACGCTGTCGATAGCGCAACAGAAAAATGTGACAGGCACCATCAGGGATGAAAAAGGGAACGCTCTTCCCGGCGCCACCATCCTGGTAAAAGATACAAAGAAAGGTATGGTGTCTGATACAGATGGTACCTTCAGTCTCTATGCCGGCGACGCCCCCGTCACCCTGGTGATTTCTATGACCGGCTTTGCGCCCCTAACGGTGACGGCTACACCGGGAGTGCCTTTTAATGCTGTATTGAAAGAGAATGCAAAAGAGCTGAATGAAGTCATGGTCGTTGGTTATGGCACGCAGAAAAAATCTTCCCTTACCGGCAGCGTGGCACAGATTTCTTCAGCTGAGCTGAAGAAAACACCCGCCATGAACCTGACCAATATGCTGGCGGGCCGTCTGCCGGGGCTTGTAGCCACCCAAACTTCCGGCCGGCCGGGATTTGATGACGCTTCCCTGCTCATCCGCGGACAAGGTACCTATAACAATAACAGCCCTGTCGTGATTGTAGACGGGGTGCAACGATCGTTCGCCAACCTCGATCCTTCTGAAGTGGAGAGCATTTCCATCCTTAAAGATGCTGCGGCTGCCGCTACCTACGGCGTGCAGGGAGCCAACGGCGTTATACTCGTCACCACCAAAAGAGGCGCCTCCGGCAAACCTGTAGTGTCTTACGACGGGGAAGTGACCCGCACCGCCTTCACCCGCTTTCCCAAATTTCTGAACGGGCCGGACTACATGTACTGGCTGAAGAAAGGAGAGCAAATGGATAACGACTACCTCACCGCTACCGGGGGAGATCCTGTTCCCTATACCTATTCCGATGCACAGATCGCCGCACTGCGCAACGGCACCAATAAAGATCCTTTTCTCGGTAACACTGACTGGACCGGTATGCTCACCGGCCGCAAAACAATGGCGCAGCACCACAGCGTCAGCGTGAGAGGCGGTTCGGATAAAGTGCGCTACTTCTCCAATGCCAGCTACCTCGACCAGGAAGGCGTGGTGAAAGGCTCCGATTACAAGCGGTACAATGTGCGCACCAACCTCGATGCTAACATCAGCAAGGTCTTCGCGGTTGCGCTGGACCTCGGCGCCCGCCAGGAAACCCGCAACAGTACCGGTATCCCCGCTGATGACGGTGAATATATGAACCCCTTCTACCAGGCTGTGAGAACATTGCCGAATATCCCGGCCACCTACAACGATGTGCCAACCGCCACACGCTCCAACTCGGGCATCGTGAACCCCATCGCGGCCATCGACAACTCTGGCTGGCAGCGGTATATTACCAGCACCTTCCAGGGCGCCATTACCTTTACCGCCCATGTTCCCTATGTAAAAGGGCTGGACCTGAAACTGATGGCGGCCTACGACAAGTCTTTCCAGGAATTCAGAGGATGGACGGCGCCCTACACCCTCATGGTAAGGGAACAAGGCAGCACCGGCTGGTACTGGAACCCTTCCACCCCGCCGGGCATCACCATCAACACCATCCGTCAGTCACAGGCCAATAACTCACGGCAAACGTTTCAGCCCAGCATTAACTATAGCACGGAAGTTGGCCACCATAGCATTAAAGCGCTGGCCTTGTACGAATACTCCCGTCGCGACAACAACGGCTTCTCCGCCGGCGGCGCCAACCTGCCGCTTACAGAACTGAAGGAAATTGATTTCCGCGATCAGGATAATAAATACATCGTACAGCCTACCGGCAACAGCGGCACCAACGCCCGCGCCGGCCTCGTGACAAGGATCAACTACGCCTATAAAAACAAATACCTGCTGGAACTGGTGTCCCGCTATGACGGGTCTGTATACTTCCCTACGTATAACCGTTGGGGTTTCTTCCCGGCCGCCTCTGCCGCCTGGGTGATCAGTGAAGAAGGGTTCTTCAGCCAGCTGAAGGAAAAAGTTGATTTCCTGAAACTGCGGGCTTCCTACGGTAAACTGGGCAACGACCAGGGATACAGCGATTATCAATACCTGCAGACGTTCTCCCTGTCTTCCAAACCAGTGATGGTCGTAGGCGATAAAGCCGTTTCCGGTATCTATTCCGGCGCTATTCCCAACGCCCTCCTGACATGGGAAAAAGCCTACAATACCAACGTAGGAGTAGATGCAACCTTCTTCCATGGCGGATTAAGCGTATCAGCAGAATATTTCTATAAGCTCACCAAAGATATCCTCGATCTGCAGGGCAACCTGTTTCCCCCTTCCATGGGCGGCTATTATCCGCAGGTGGTGAACCGCGGCATGGCCGACGTAAGAGGTTTCGATCTGCAACTGACCCACCGGCATAAGGTAAATGCCAAATTCGATTATGCCGTTACCGGTAACCTCAACTGGTCGCGCAACAAGATACTCGTGAAGAACGATCCCGACGGACTGCCGGCATGGCAAAGAAGTCCGGGCAGAAGCATCGGTGAAAAGAAAGGCTTTATTTCAGAAGGGCTCTTCCAGAACTGGGACGAAGTAAATAACTGGGCTTCTTCTCCCAGCGGCGGCGCCGCGCCCGGGTTCATCAAATATAAGGACATCAACGGCGACGGTAAAATTACCACCGACGATATTACGTATATGGGCCGCAGTAACATACCACAGCTCATGTACGGGCTGAACCTGGAAGTACGGTATGGCATCTTCGATTTTTCCGCCCTCATCCAGGGCGCCGGTTTGAGAGACGTATCGCTGGGCGGTGAATACGAAGGTTCCTCCGGCACCTGGGGCGTAAATGACAACACCCCGTTTACCCGCCCGTTTTACGGCGGCGGCAACAGCCCCTACTACCTGGTGGAGCAAGCCTGGACGCCGGACAATCCCAATGCGCGTTATCCCCGTTTAACCGCCGACAGGGCCGGATTCCCGAACCACAACGGCTGGGCCAACTCGCAATGGGTAAGAAACGGCGCCTATGTGCGCCTTAAATCCGCGCAGCTGGGCGTTACCCTGCCGGCGTCGGTACTGAGGGCCCTGAACGTGGAAAGGTGCCGTTTTTACCTGGCTGGCTTCAACCTCCTCACCTTCGATCACCTGAAGTACATGGACCCTGAGATGCCCAATGCCAATAACGGCTTCTATCCGCAGCAACAGATGATGTCTTTCGGTGCTAACCTTACTTTCTAA
- a CDS encoding RagB/SusD family nutrient uptake outer membrane protein yields MTTLRANIKTALLLLLLAGGIQSCKLDGMPGDRYTDAAIWKDAANVDLYVYGLYDQFKPYTFGQFPIGYSNATDAFTDIEKYTSNSMGNGTVNRLAYNPGQVNAASPGISVWDDAYGNIRRINEFLNGMQLYAKLTDQQKTQFEAEVRYLRAYNYFWLARVNGSVIIMDKLPVDKSQARSSEDDVWNFIAADLNFAAQHLPKQWPAAQKGRVTQGAAYGLLSRAWLYAASVADYDNKQFNKDPLTGVPSSKKTEYYQHAADAAAAVIGLGIYDLETDYAKAFSNNNSKEAIFALYYQRPGVTHQLDFYFAPPADVAGGGATGVPTAELVNEYEMADGRKFSWSEADMKADPYAGREPRFYASVIYNGASWKGRTINTTPDDDKEGYIDFKVTADPRKTVTGYYRRKMLDETNTDILVLNSNQPWVEMRYAEILLIHAEALTKLGKIGDAKISLNKVRARVNLPGTPAATPEAMMAAIEHERKVELAFEGHRYWDLRRWRKAHIVLNNVRFHGHKVTSSGNGFDYTEVDCDKENRYFPASFYYLPITQNEIVTNPAMKQIQGW; encoded by the coding sequence ATGACTACATTACGCGCTAATATAAAAACCGCTTTACTACTGTTGCTGCTGGCAGGCGGTATACAGTCCTGCAAACTGGACGGCATGCCCGGCGACCGCTATACCGATGCGGCCATCTGGAAAGACGCCGCCAATGTCGATCTGTACGTTTACGGTTTATACGATCAGTTTAAACCCTACACCTTCGGGCAGTTTCCCATCGGCTACAGCAATGCGACAGATGCGTTTACCGATATCGAAAAATATACGTCCAACTCCATGGGCAACGGGACAGTGAACAGGTTGGCCTATAATCCCGGACAGGTGAATGCCGCTTCACCGGGCATCTCTGTCTGGGACGACGCCTATGGAAACATCCGCCGTATCAACGAATTTCTGAACGGTATGCAGCTGTATGCCAAACTCACCGATCAGCAAAAAACACAATTCGAAGCGGAAGTGCGCTACCTGCGCGCCTACAACTATTTCTGGCTGGCGCGTGTCAACGGCAGCGTGATCATTATGGATAAACTTCCTGTCGATAAAAGCCAGGCGCGCTCCAGCGAAGATGACGTGTGGAATTTCATTGCAGCCGATCTCAACTTCGCCGCGCAGCATTTACCCAAGCAATGGCCCGCTGCGCAGAAGGGAAGGGTAACCCAGGGCGCCGCCTACGGGTTGTTGTCACGGGCATGGCTATATGCAGCTTCGGTGGCGGACTACGATAATAAACAATTCAATAAAGATCCGCTTACCGGCGTGCCTTCCTCCAAAAAAACGGAATACTACCAGCACGCCGCCGATGCCGCTGCTGCCGTTATCGGGCTGGGGATCTACGACCTGGAAACGGATTATGCCAAAGCCTTCTCCAACAACAACAGCAAAGAAGCCATCTTCGCCTTGTATTACCAGCGCCCGGGCGTTACCCATCAGCTGGACTTTTACTTCGCGCCACCGGCAGACGTGGCCGGCGGCGGCGCTACCGGCGTACCTACGGCTGAACTGGTAAACGAATATGAAATGGCGGACGGCCGGAAATTCTCCTGGTCGGAAGCAGACATGAAAGCCGATCCCTATGCGGGCAGAGAGCCTCGTTTCTACGCTTCCGTGATCTATAACGGCGCATCCTGGAAAGGCCGCACCATCAATACCACCCCGGACGACGACAAAGAAGGATACATCGACTTTAAAGTCACCGCCGATCCGCGCAAAACAGTCACCGGCTACTACCGGCGCAAAATGCTGGATGAAACCAATACCGACATCCTTGTGCTCAACAGTAACCAGCCGTGGGTAGAAATGCGCTACGCTGAAATATTACTGATACATGCGGAAGCACTGACGAAACTGGGCAAAATAGGGGACGCTAAAATCTCCCTCAATAAAGTAAGGGCGCGGGTAAACCTGCCCGGTACGCCCGCCGCTACGCCGGAAGCCATGATGGCGGCCATCGAGCACGAACGGAAAGTGGAGCTGGCATTTGAAGGCCACCGTTACTGGGACCTGCGCCGCTGGCGCAAAGCGCATATTGTATTAAACAATGTACGTTTTCACGGACACAAAGTGACGTCCAGCGGTAACGGGTTCGACTATACGGAAGTAGACTGCGACAAAGAAAACCGCTATTTCCCTGCTTCCTTCTACTACCTGCCGATCACACAAAACGAAATTGTGACCAACCCGGCCATGAAACAAATTCAGGGCTGGTAA
- a CDS encoding DUF5018 domain-containing protein — MRNIYIIPAVIMGLSMAIAACHKPEAIFPKEDSKPQSIWLELPGVKDAVFEPVYNAARDSAFIEVPYFYPVESDNETDISKLILRANLPLDAVMRPAVGTLMDLSKPVDLEITGGTGQKSKLVVVAKKVGDVSVKNATMDYLLDGVNTTVDAVVKDNEVIFYVLPGVDVSKAKVSVTVNSHSTASIAGGSTVNLSNPVPFTVKSIDGIIKQYTLKVMPPVKKPYGIGITRKLFVKLGAASGGGGISTNYTETSMAVSGDYLVVVSNTNPSRLRLFNRTTGNYVQDMPLPAGNFYSFQMQNDTAGALVGASFAALNDKFTLYRWKSATDPAPEKILEWNNTTAWAGIGRRVRIYGDLNKDAVIYATASQTADIYKWRIHNGKIVNAANTPDINAAPVVATYKGTDNIGYLADALPTAASFSGTYFMNYGSEVAMVNGGSNARIAAFHADAAGYIFHAPSVYFNFNGASYLAFVKYNSWSLNNGNIALFDVTDPSAVSMSPANPAYGAFNVFNSEAIAGAADNGNGTGDVCVSFAPDRSSAYIYMLLTNVGIIGYELTTY, encoded by the coding sequence ATGCGAAACATATATATCATTCCAGCCGTCATCATGGGGCTGTCCATGGCCATAGCGGCCTGTCACAAGCCGGAAGCCATCTTTCCGAAGGAAGACAGCAAGCCTCAGTCAATCTGGCTGGAGCTGCCCGGCGTAAAAGACGCTGTTTTCGAGCCGGTATACAATGCCGCCAGGGACAGCGCTTTCATTGAAGTGCCTTATTTCTACCCGGTGGAATCAGATAATGAGACAGATATCAGCAAGCTGATATTACGGGCCAATCTGCCGCTGGATGCCGTTATGCGCCCTGCGGTAGGTACGCTGATGGATCTATCGAAGCCGGTGGACCTGGAAATTACGGGAGGCACCGGCCAGAAAAGCAAACTGGTGGTCGTGGCCAAAAAAGTGGGCGACGTGAGCGTGAAGAACGCCACGATGGATTACCTGCTGGATGGCGTGAATACAACCGTGGATGCCGTTGTAAAAGATAATGAAGTCATCTTTTATGTACTGCCGGGGGTAGATGTGTCTAAGGCGAAGGTCAGCGTGACCGTTAACAGTCACTCTACTGCTTCAATAGCCGGTGGCTCGACCGTCAACCTCTCCAACCCCGTGCCTTTTACCGTAAAAAGCATAGACGGCATCATCAAACAATACACGCTGAAAGTGATGCCGCCGGTGAAAAAACCTTACGGCATCGGCATCACCCGTAAGCTGTTTGTGAAGCTGGGCGCCGCTTCCGGCGGTGGCGGCATCAGTACCAACTATACAGAAACCAGTATGGCGGTGAGCGGCGATTACCTGGTGGTTGTCAGCAATACGAACCCCTCCAGGCTTCGCCTGTTTAACCGGACTACGGGCAATTATGTACAGGATATGCCATTGCCTGCTGGTAATTTCTATTCTTTCCAGATGCAGAACGACACGGCCGGAGCGCTGGTAGGCGCCAGCTTTGCGGCGTTGAACGACAAGTTCACCCTGTACCGCTGGAAGAGCGCCACCGATCCGGCGCCGGAAAAAATCCTCGAATGGAACAACACCACCGCATGGGCCGGTATAGGCAGACGGGTACGCATATACGGCGATCTCAACAAGGACGCGGTGATTTATGCTACGGCGTCTCAAACAGCCGATATCTACAAGTGGCGCATTCATAATGGTAAAATCGTCAACGCCGCCAATACGCCGGACATCAATGCCGCACCCGTGGTGGCTACCTATAAAGGTACGGACAACATTGGCTACCTGGCAGACGCTTTGCCGACCGCGGCGTCTTTCTCCGGCACTTATTTCATGAACTACGGAAGCGAAGTGGCGATGGTCAACGGCGGCAGCAACGCGCGTATCGCGGCTTTCCATGCAGATGCCGCCGGTTACATTTTTCATGCGCCGTCTGTGTACTTCAACTTTAACGGGGCCAGCTACCTGGCCTTTGTGAAATACAATTCCTGGAGCCTCAATAACGGTAACATAGCCCTCTTCGACGTGACTGATCCGTCTGCGGTGAGCATGTCGCCCGCCAACCCGGCGTACGGTGCGTTTAACGTCTTTAATTCGGAAGCGATTGCCGGCGCTGCCGACAATGGTAACGGTACCGGCGACGTATGTGTGTCTTTTGCACCGGACCGGTCCAGCGCATACATCTACATGCTGCTGACCAACGTAGGGATCATCGGATACGAGCTTACCACCTATTAA
- a CDS encoding family 10 glycosylhydrolase, producing MKRIPLFPALLLLLLAAAACKKNNDTPTAPGPGEGTDTLVTPGGKKEAIVWIDLNANVFGTYGRFNDTPSIRKTLDTLQQTGITALVVDVKESSGHTVYPSAFTGKVTSRNGKSLPSNADYLDFIVKTAKARNMKVYASVMTFVEGDNDRKSGAVFEDPAFRDKYQSVVCDVNGKRVPITETGRPGFVNPAYPEVQDRIINILKEIVTKYAVDGVILDYARYANIDADFSDYSKTQFVQYLKTVFNDQNANFINFPTDIVSSWKQENGQVTPAATGKYYKRWLAWRMSVIYNFVKKAHAAVRAARADALFGAYVGGWYGDYYPVGVNWASQQYDPFNDPVIRMDWAYPQTKDYGYAEELGLLMTGNYFAQIMLADNPATAGLTYNWWSLEGSLNGGRYVTKNRVPLVGSIDAGNTPWNNKSDIRKAIKLILSKTSGVMIFDLVHLYAPQYNRLGVPLWDEVKAGLQP from the coding sequence ATGAAAAGAATACCGCTTTTTCCTGCATTGTTGCTGTTGTTGCTGGCAGCGGCCGCGTGCAAAAAGAATAATGATACACCCACCGCTCCCGGCCCCGGAGAAGGTACCGATACCCTGGTGACGCCCGGCGGCAAAAAGGAAGCAATTGTATGGATAGACCTCAACGCCAACGTATTTGGCACTTATGGCCGCTTCAATGATACGCCGTCGATCCGTAAAACGCTGGACACGCTGCAGCAAACCGGCATCACCGCTTTGGTGGTGGATGTGAAAGAGTCTTCCGGGCATACCGTTTACCCCAGCGCCTTTACCGGCAAGGTGACCAGCCGTAACGGCAAGTCACTGCCTTCCAATGCTGACTATCTCGACTTCATCGTGAAGACTGCCAAAGCGAGAAATATGAAAGTATACGCTTCTGTGATGACTTTCGTGGAGGGAGACAACGACAGGAAATCCGGCGCTGTTTTCGAAGACCCTGCTTTTAGGGATAAATACCAGTCTGTTGTATGCGATGTCAATGGCAAACGGGTGCCCATCACGGAAACCGGCCGGCCGGGTTTTGTGAACCCTGCTTACCCCGAAGTACAGGACCGTATCATCAACATCCTGAAAGAGATAGTGACGAAATACGCTGTCGATGGCGTGATCCTTGACTACGCCCGTTATGCCAATATCGACGCGGATTTCTCCGACTACAGCAAAACACAGTTCGTGCAATACCTGAAAACGGTATTCAACGACCAGAACGCCAATTTTATCAATTTCCCGACAGATATTGTCTCTTCCTGGAAACAGGAGAACGGGCAGGTAACGCCCGCTGCCACCGGTAAATACTACAAACGCTGGCTGGCATGGCGTATGAGCGTCATCTACAACTTTGTGAAGAAAGCGCATGCCGCCGTGAGGGCTGCCCGCGCGGACGCCTTGTTCGGCGCCTATGTTGGCGGTTGGTATGGCGATTATTATCCGGTAGGGGTCAACTGGGCCAGTCAGCAATATGATCCGTTCAATGACCCGGTGATCCGCATGGACTGGGCTTATCCGCAAACGAAAGACTATGGTTATGCCGAAGAACTGGGGCTGCTGATGACAGGCAACTACTTTGCACAGATCATGCTGGCCGATAATCCGGCTACAGCAGGACTGACCTACAACTGGTGGAGCCTGGAGGGATCGCTGAATGGCGGACGGTATGTTACCAAAAACAGGGTGCCGCTGGTTGGCAGCATTGATGCCGGTAACACGCCATGGAATAATAAATCGGATATCCGTAAAGCCATTAAACTGATTTTGTCCAAAACATCCGGGGTGATGATTTTTGACCTCGTACACCTGTACGCCCCGCAATACAACCGCCTGGGCGTACCACTGTGGGATGAAGTAAAGGCAGGGTTGCAACCATAG
- a CDS encoding GDSL-type esterase/lipase family protein codes for MTLKNIPLLLLGCIGGVGSLQAQDSSYHNYLYDSRTAYFRQLPAARKPVVFFGDSITQWGDWCEFIGKANILNRGIAGDNTNGLLARVEEVVRHRPERLFILVGTNDLNKHMPAASIVANYRRIINAVQEASPHTRIYVQSVLPINNQLIGRQYYSGTNEQITALNTMLKAMAADAHVTFVDVYTSLLDDAGQMDARYTYDGLHLSGEGYLKWVQLLKQRRLI; via the coding sequence ATGACGTTGAAAAATATTCCTTTGCTGCTGCTGGGATGCATTGGTGGCGTTGGTTCGCTGCAGGCGCAGGATTCCAGTTATCATAATTATTTGTATGACAGCCGTACCGCTTATTTCCGGCAGCTGCCGGCAGCCAGGAAGCCGGTCGTCTTTTTCGGTGATAGTATTACGCAATGGGGCGACTGGTGCGAGTTTATTGGAAAAGCGAATATATTGAACAGGGGCATTGCCGGCGATAACACCAACGGTTTGCTGGCGCGGGTGGAGGAGGTGGTCCGGCATCGCCCGGAGAGGTTATTTATCCTCGTGGGTACCAATGATCTCAACAAACATATGCCGGCAGCTTCCATCGTGGCCAACTACCGGCGCATCATCAACGCAGTACAGGAGGCGTCTCCCCATACCCGTATTTATGTACAGAGTGTGTTGCCGATCAACAATCAGCTCATCGGGCGGCAGTATTACAGCGGCACGAATGAACAGATCACGGCGCTGAATACAATGCTCAAAGCCATGGCGGCAGATGCGCACGTCACTTTTGTGGACGTTTATACTTCGCTGCTCGATGACGCCGGGCAGATGGATGCCCGTTACACCTACGACGGGCTGCATCTCTCCGGGGAAGGTTATCTGAAATGGGTGCAGTTGCTGAAGCAACGGCGGCTCATCTGA
- a CDS encoding ATP cone domain-containing protein yields MIKANGDTEPFDEDKIRRSLIRSGTAPDMVDTIIGKVGERVYDNITTRKLYKIVFNELQKRRRPAAGKYHLKNAIMELGPTGFPFESFVASLFRADGYQVITGEMVEGHCVKHEVDVIADNGKDQFMMECKFHSRTGTVCDVKTALYVRARFWDIEKKLAAQQGKDSKLFKGWLVTNTRLTADAEQYGICSGLALMSWNFPAGQSLRERIDASGLYPVTCITSLSREEKEKLLAANIVLCKDLAKTPEVLGKIGISESRAQRITEEALNISRGNMTVHDERMIPKDHIHE; encoded by the coding sequence GTGATTAAAGCCAATGGTGATACCGAACCATTCGATGAAGATAAAATCCGTCGCTCTTTAATAAGGTCCGGGACGGCTCCGGACATGGTGGACACTATCATCGGAAAGGTGGGCGAGAGGGTATACGATAACATCACCACCAGGAAACTATATAAAATAGTTTTTAATGAGCTGCAAAAACGCAGACGCCCTGCGGCGGGCAAGTACCATCTGAAGAACGCCATTATGGAGCTTGGTCCTACCGGCTTTCCTTTTGAAAGTTTTGTCGCTTCGTTGTTCAGGGCAGACGGCTATCAGGTCATCACCGGGGAGATGGTGGAGGGGCATTGCGTTAAACATGAGGTAGACGTGATTGCAGACAACGGAAAGGACCAGTTTATGATGGAATGCAAATTTCACAGCCGTACGGGTACGGTTTGTGATGTTAAGACTGCTTTGTATGTGCGTGCCCGTTTTTGGGATATTGAGAAGAAATTAGCGGCGCAGCAGGGGAAGGATAGCAAACTGTTTAAAGGTTGGCTGGTAACCAATACCCGCCTTACTGCTGATGCCGAACAATACGGTATCTGTTCAGGACTGGCGCTGATGAGCTGGAACTTCCCGGCCGGCCAGAGCTTGCGGGAACGGATTGATGCCAGTGGTCTTTATCCGGTAACGTGTATCACCTCCCTCAGCCGGGAGGAAAAAGAAAAATTGCTGGCCGCGAATATTGTATTGTGCAAAGACCTCGCTAAGACCCCGGAAGTACTTGGCAAAATTGGCATTTCGGAATCCCGGGCGCAGAGAATAACAGAAGAGGCGTTGAATATCAGCAGGGGAAACATGACCGTGCATGATGAAAGAATGATTCCAAAAGATCACATCCATGAGTAG
- a CDS encoding AAA family ATPase — protein sequence MVRHYRGPGSGKTTTINILAKRNYHVTIEHARHYIDTQRIGGKSVMEIRSNQREFQQKVLAMQLEQERSMSPEDTVFLDRAIPDSLAYYRFMGLEPDEKLNDALKTVSYKKVFILDVLPLVNDYARSEDAAAQKRIHQLLIDVYSSLPFPVVRVPVMPPEERVDFILENIESLEKHPQIKSNGNIPQ from the coding sequence TTGGTACGTCATTACCGGGGGCCGGGTTCAGGTAAAACTACCACCATCAATATCCTGGCGAAGAGAAACTACCATGTTACGATTGAGCATGCCCGTCACTATATAGATACACAACGCATTGGCGGAAAGTCGGTCATGGAAATCAGGAGCAACCAGCGGGAATTTCAACAAAAAGTCCTTGCCATGCAACTTGAGCAGGAAAGGTCGATGTCTCCGGAAGATACTGTTTTCCTGGACAGGGCTATTCCTGATTCGCTCGCTTATTATCGTTTCATGGGGCTGGAGCCCGATGAAAAACTAAATGATGCCTTAAAGACTGTTTCCTATAAGAAAGTGTTTATACTGGATGTTCTGCCCCTGGTGAACGATTATGCCCGCAGTGAGGACGCAGCGGCGCAAAAAAGAATACATCAGCTGTTAATTGACGTTTATTCGTCGCTGCCTTTTCCCGTAGTGCGGGTGCCGGTTATGCCGCCGGAAGAACGGGTGGATTTTATCCTGGAAAATATCGAATCCCTTGAGAAGCACCCTCAGATAAAAAGTAACGGGAATATTCCACAGTGA